A window from Gasterosteus aculeatus chromosome 14, fGasAcu3.hap1.1, whole genome shotgun sequence encodes these proteins:
- the enc1 gene encoding ectoderm-neural cortex protein 1 produces the protein MKMSVCVHENRKSRASTGSMNIYLFHKSSYADSVLMHLNSLRQQRLFTDVLLHAGSRSFPCHRAVLAACSRYFEAMFSGGLRESTASEVDFRESIHPEVLELLLDYAYSSRVVINEENAESLLEAGDMLEFQDIRDACAEFLERNLHPSNCLGMLLLSDAHQCTKLSELSWGMCLSNFPAICKTEDFLQLPTDMAVQLLSHEELETEDERLVYEAALNWINYDLEKRHCHLPELLRTVRLALLPAIFLMENVSTEELINSQPKSKELVDEAIRCKLKILQNDGVVNSPCARPRKTSHALFLLGGQTFMCDKLYLVDQKAKEIIPKADIPSPRKEFSACAIGCKVYITGGRGSENGVSKDVWVYDTVHEEWSKAAPMLIARFGHGSAELKHCLYVVGGHTAATGCLPASPSVSLKQVEQFDPVANKWTMVAPLREGVSNAAVVSVKLKLFAFGGTSVTHDKLPKVQCYDPQENRWSVPASCPQPWRYTAAAVLGNQIFVMGGDTEFSACSAYKFSSESYQWTKVGDVTAKRMSCQAVASGNKLYVVGGYFGTQRCKTLDCYDPTLDSWNSITTVPYSLIPTAFVSTWKHLPA, from the coding sequence ATGAAAATGTCCGTGTGCGTGCATGAGAACAGAAAATCCCGAGCCAGCACAGGCTCCATGAACATCTACCTGTTCCACAAGTCCTCCTATGCGGACAGCGTCCTCATGCACCTCAACTCGCTGCGGCAGCAGCGGCTCTTCACGGACGTCCTGCTCCACGCGGGGAGCCGCTCCTTCCCGTGCCACCGCGCCGTGCTGGCCGCCTGCAGCCGCTACTTCGAGGCCATGTTCAGCGGCGGGCTGAGGGAGAGCACGGCCAGCGAGGTCGACTTCCGCGAGTCCATCCACCCGGAGGTTTTAGAGCTCCTGCTCGACTACGCGTACTCATCGCGCGTGGTCATCAACGAGGAGAACGCCGAGTCCCTGTTGGAGGCCGGCGACATGCTTGAGTTTCAGGACATCCGGGACGCCTGCGCCGAATTCCTCGAGCGAAACCTCCATCCGTCCAATTGCCTCGGCATGCTCTTGCTGTCCGATGCCCACCAGTGCACCAAGCTGTCCGAGCTCTCCTGGGGCATGTGCCTCAGCAATTTTCCCGCCATTTGCAAGACAGAAGACTTCCTCCAGCTGCCCACAGATATGGCGGTGCAGCTGTTGTCACACGAGGAGCTGGAGACGGAAGACGAGAGACTGGTTTATGAAGCTGCCCTTAACTGGATCAACTACGACCTGGAGAAGAGGCACTGCCACCTTCCAGAGCTCCTGAGGACTGTCCGTCTGGCCTTGCTGCCCGCCATCTTCCTCATGGAGAACGTCTCGACAGAAGAGCTGATCAATTCCCAGCCCAAGAGCAAGGAGCTGGTGGACGAGGCCATCCGATGCAAGCTGAAGATCCTGCAGAACGACGGCGTCGTCAACAGCCCGTGTGCCCGGCCCAGAAAGACCAGCCACGCCCTGTTTCTTCTGGGAGGTCAGACGTTCATGTGTGACAAGTTGTACCTCGTGGACCAGAAAGCCAAGGAGATCATCCCCAAGGCTGACATCCCCAGCCCCAGGAAGGAGTTCAGCGCCTGCGCCATCGGCTGCAAGGTGTACATCACTGGTGGGAGAGGCTCAGAGAACGGCGTGTCCAAAGACGTGTGGGTTTACGACACCGTGCACGAGGAGTGGTCGAAGGCGGCGCCGATGCTCATCGCCCGCTTCGGCCACGGCTCGGCAGAGCTGAAACACTGCCTCTACGTGGTCGGCGGTCACACGGCGGCGACCGGCTGCCTCCCGGCGTCCCCGTCCGTGTCCCTCAAACAGGTGGAGCAGTTTGACCCGGTGGCCAACAAGTGGACCATGGTGGCTCCGCTGAGGGAGGGCGTGAGCAACGCGGCGGTGGTCAGCGTCAAGCTCAAGCTCTTCGCCTTTGGCGGAACCAGCGTCACCCACGACAAGCTGCCCAAGGTGCAGTGCTACGACCCGCAGGAGAACCGGTGGTCCGTGCCCGCGTCCTGCCCGCAGCCGTGGCGCTACACAGCCGCCGCCGTGCTGGGGAACCAGATCTTCGTCATGGGCGGCGACACGGAGTTCTCGGCGTGCTCGGCTTACAAGTTCAGCAGCGAGAGCTACCAGTGGACTAAAGTGGGGGACGTGACGGCCAAGCGGATGAGCTGCCAGGCCGTGGCGTCGGGGAACAAACTGTACGTGGTGGGCGGGTACTTCGGCACGCAGCGGTGTAAAACGCTGGACTGCTACGACCCCACGCTGGATTCCTGGAACAGCATCACCACCGTGCCGTACTCGCTCATTCCCACCGCTTTCGTCAGCACCTGGAAACATCTGCCCGCATGA